One segment of Taeniopygia guttata chromosome 17, bTaeGut7.mat, whole genome shotgun sequence DNA contains the following:
- the MRRF gene encoding ribosome-recycling factor, mitochondrial isoform X1 yields the protein MALALRCLRPLPALLLRSSFAMARGLPRAPAACPAPLLEGCRQCVQQMLLSRQLATKKAKGKGQSQAKVNISAALVEDIINLEETNEDMQAVIEALKEDFSRNLSVRTSPGALDHITVMTKDGKFPLNQLGQISQKSPQLMIVNMTSFPESTAAAAKAIRESGMNLNPEVDGTVIRVPVPKVTREHRESLAKLAKQFTNKSKEALRKVRSKSITQVKKSKNKVSEDTIWLLEKQIQQMADEAATEMDKLLAAKTKELLG from the exons ATGGCTCTGGCGCTGCGGTGCCTCCGTCCTCTCCCGGCCCTGCTGCTCCGTTCCTCCTTTGCCATGGCCAGGGGGCTGCCCCGGGCTCCCGCAgcctgcccggccccgctcctggagggctgcaggcagtgtgtccagcagatgctgctgagcagacagctggctaccaaaaaag CTAAAGGTAAAGGGCAGAGTCAAGCCAAAGTGAATATCAGTGCTGCCCTAGTTGAGGATATTATCAATTTGGAGGAAACCAATGAAGACATGCAGGCAGTCATAGAAGCTCTGAAAGAAGATTTCAGCAGAAATCTCAGTGTTAGAACCTCACCAG GGGCCCTGGATCACATAACTGTGATGACAAAAGATGGGAAGTTTCCGCTGAACCAGCTGGGGCAGATCTCGCAGAAGTCACCGCAGCTCATGATAGTGAACATGACCAGTTTTCCTGAG agcacagctgcagctgcaaaggcTATAAGGGAGAGTGGCATGAACCTGAACCCCGAGGTGGACGGCACGGTGATTCGGGTGCCAGTTCCCAA GGTCACGAgggagcacagggagagccTGGCCAAGCTGGCTAAGCAGTTCACCAACAAGTCCAAAGAGGCCCTGAGAAAGGTGAGAAGCAAAAGCATCACCCAAGTAAAGAAGTCCAAGAACAAAGTGTCAGAAGATACCATCTGGCTGCTAGAAAAGcag ATCCAGCAAATGGCAGATGAGGCTGCCACAGAGATGGACAAGCTGCTGGCAGCAAAGACCAAGGAGCTGCTTGGATAA
- the MRRF gene encoding ribosome-recycling factor, mitochondrial precursor (The RefSeq protein has 1 substitution compared to this genomic sequence) produces the protein MALALRCLRPLPALLLRSSFAMARGLPRAPGACPAPLLEGCRQCVQQMLLSRQLATKKAKGKGQSQAKVNISAALVEDIINLEETNEDMQAVIEALKEDFSRNLSVRTSPGALDHITVMTKDGKFPLNQLGQISQKSPQLMIVNMTSFPESTAAAAKAIRESGMNLNPEVDGTVIRVPVPKVTREHRESLAKLAKQFTNKSKEALRKVRSKSITQVKKSKNKVSEDTIWLLEKQIQQMADEAATEMDKLLAAKTKELLG, from the exons ATGGCTCTGGCGCTGCGGTGCCTCCGTCCTCTCCCGGCCCTGCTGCTCCGTTCCTCCTTTGCCATGGCCAGGGGGCTGCCCCGGGCTCCCGCAgcctgcccggccccgctcctggagggctgcaggcagtgtgtccagcagatgctgctgagcagacagctggctaccaaaaaag CTAAAGGTAAAGGGCAGAGTCAAGCCAAAGTGAATATCAGTGCTGCCCTAGTTGAGGATATTATCAATTTGGAGGAAACCAATGAAGACATGCAGGCAGTCATAGAAGCTCTGAAAGAAGATTTCAGCAGAAATCTCAGTGTTAGAACCTCACCAG GGGCCCTGGATCACATAACTGTGATGACAAAAGATGGGAAGTTTCCGCTGAACCAGCTGGGGCAGATCTCGCAGAAGTCACCGCAGCTCATGATAGTGAACATGACCAGTTTTCCTGAG agcacagctgcagctgcaaaggcTATAAGGGAGAGTGGCATGAACCTGAACCCCGAGGTGGACGGCACGGTGATTCGGGTGCCAGTTCCCAA GGTCACGAgggagcacagggagagccTGGCCAAGCTGGCTAAGCAGTTCACCAACAAGTCCAAAGAGGCCCTGAGAAAGGTGAGAAGCAAAAGCATCACCCAAGTAAAGAAGTCCAAGAACAAAGTGTCAGAAGATACCATCTGGCTGCTAGAAAAGcag ATCCAGCAAATGGCAGATGAGGCTGCCACAGAGATGGACAAGCTGCTGGCAGCAAAGACCAAGGAGCTGCTTGGATAA
- the MRRF gene encoding ribosome-recycling factor, mitochondrial isoform X2, whose product MALALRCLRPLPALLLRSSFAMARGLPRAPAACPAPLLEGCRQCVQQMLLSRQLATKKGALDHITVMTKDGKFPLNQLGQISQKSPQLMIVNMTSFPESTAAAAKAIRESGMNLNPEVDGTVIRVPVPKVTREHRESLAKLAKQFTNKSKEALRKVRSKSITQVKKSKNKVSEDTIWLLEKQIQQMADEAATEMDKLLAAKTKELLG is encoded by the exons ATGGCTCTGGCGCTGCGGTGCCTCCGTCCTCTCCCGGCCCTGCTGCTCCGTTCCTCCTTTGCCATGGCCAGGGGGCTGCCCCGGGCTCCCGCAgcctgcccggccccgctcctggagggctgcaggcagtgtgtccagcagatgctgctgagcagacagctggctaccaaaaaag GGGCCCTGGATCACATAACTGTGATGACAAAAGATGGGAAGTTTCCGCTGAACCAGCTGGGGCAGATCTCGCAGAAGTCACCGCAGCTCATGATAGTGAACATGACCAGTTTTCCTGAG agcacagctgcagctgcaaaggcTATAAGGGAGAGTGGCATGAACCTGAACCCCGAGGTGGACGGCACGGTGATTCGGGTGCCAGTTCCCAA GGTCACGAgggagcacagggagagccTGGCCAAGCTGGCTAAGCAGTTCACCAACAAGTCCAAAGAGGCCCTGAGAAAGGTGAGAAGCAAAAGCATCACCCAAGTAAAGAAGTCCAAGAACAAAGTGTCAGAAGATACCATCTGGCTGCTAGAAAAGcag ATCCAGCAAATGGCAGATGAGGCTGCCACAGAGATGGACAAGCTGCTGGCAGCAAAGACCAAGGAGCTGCTTGGATAA
- the PTGS1 gene encoding prostaglandin G/H synthase 1 isoform X2, which produces MRQDVETTSWVRRCSVNPCCYFPCQNQGVCVRVGLRGYECDCTRTGYYGVNCTSPELWTRLHNLLKPSPAFYHFILTHFKWFWDIINSTFIRDTLMRLVLTVRANLIPSPPTFNSDYGYISWEAYANVSYYTRVLPPVPANCPTPMGTKGKLQLPDPQLLAERFLLRQKFEADPRGTNMMFAFFAQHFTHQFFKTSGKMGRGFTKALGHGVDLGHLYGDNLQRQHQLRLFRDGKLKFQVVDGEVYPPMVTEAPVHMVYPSRVPQEQQLAMGQEVFGLLPGLCVYATLWLREHNRVCDLLKRDHPTWSDEQLFQTARLILIGETIKIVIEDYVQHLSGYYLSLKFDPELLFGSQFQYRNRIAVEFNQLYHWHGLMPDSFIIQGQEYSYKQFLYNTSMLMDYGVEALVESFSKQVAGRIGGGQTINANVLHVAVGVIQESRQLRLQPFNEYRKRFGMKPYKSFQELTGEEEKAAELEELYGDIDALEFYPGLLLEKPQPNGIFGESMVEIGAPFSLKGLFGNPICSPEYWKPSTFGGATGFEIVKTASLEKLVCLNVKKCPYVAFQVPAAAEHGSPRAAGSSTEL; this is translated from the exons ATGCGGCAGGATGTGGAGACCACAAGCTGGGTACGGAGATGTTCGG TGAATCCCTGCTGCTATTTCCCCTGCCAGAACCAAGGGGTGTGTGTGAGGGTCGGCCTGAGAGGATACGAGTGCGACTGCACGCGGACCGGCTACTACGGGGTGAACTGCACCTCCC CTGAGCTCTGGACACGTCTCCACAACCTGCTGAAGCCCAGTCCTGCCTTCTACCACTTCATCTTGACCCACTTCAAGTGGTTTTGGGACATTATCAACAGCACCTTCATCAGGGACACACTCATGAGGCTCGTGCTGACAG TTCGTGCCAATCtcatccccagcccccccaCTTTCAACTCTGACTACGGCTACATCAGCTGGGAGGCCTATGCCAACGTCAGCTATTACACCCGCGTCCTCCCGCCCGTGCCAGCCAACTGCCCCACGCCCATGGGCACCAAAG ggaagctgcagctccctgaccCCCAGCTCCTGGCGGAGAGGTTCCTGCTGCGGCAGAAGTTTGAGGCTGATCCCCGAGGCACCAACATGATGTTTGCCTTCTTCGCCCAGCATTTCACCCACCAGTTCTTCAAGACATCTGGGAAGATGGGACGTGGCTTCACCAAGGCGCTGGGGCACGGG GTGGACCTGGGACATTTGTACGGGGACAACCTGCAGCGGCAGCACCAGCTGCGACTCTTCCGAGATGGGAAGCTGAAATTCCAG GTGGTGGATGGAGAGGTGTACCCGCCCATGGTCACCGAGGCTCCGGTTCACATGGTGTACCCGTCGCGCGTGccgcaggagcagcagctggcgATGGGGCAGGAGGTGTTCGGGCTGCTGCCGGGGCTCTGCGTGTACGCCACGCTCTGGCTGCGCGAGCACAACCGCGTCTGCGACCTGCTCAAGCGGGACCACCCCACCTGGAGCGACGAGCAGCTCTTCCAGACCGCGCGGCTCATCCTCATCG GGGAGACCATCAAGATCGTTATTGAGGACTACGTCCAGCACCTCAGTGGGTACTACCTGAGCCTCAAGTTCGACCCCGAGCTGTTGTTTGGGTCACAGTTCCAGTACCGGAATCGCATCGCGGTGGAGTTCAACCAGCTCTATCACTGGCACGGGCTGATGCCCGACTCCTTCATCATCCAGGGACAAGAGTACAGCTACAAGCAGTTCCTCTACAACACCTCCATGCTCATGGACTATGGTGTGGAGGCACTGGTGGAGTCCTTTTCCAAGCAGGTGGCAGGAAGG ATCGGTGGGGGACAGACCATCAATGCCAATGTCCTGCACGTGGCTGTTGGGGTCATCCAGGAGTCCCGGCAGCTGAGGCTACAGCCCTTCAACGAGTACCGGAAAAGGTTTGGCATGAAGCCCTACAAGTCCTTCCAGGAGCTGACAG gagaggaagagaaagcagcggagctggaggagctgtaTGGAGACATTGACGCTCTGGAGTTTTACCCAGGCTTGCTGCTCGAGAAACCCCAACCCAACGGCATTTTTGGGGAAAGCATGGTGGAGATCGGAGCTCCATTTTCCCTGAAGGGGCTTTTTGGAAATCCCATCTGCTCCCCAGAGTACTGGAAACCCAGTACATTTGGTGGAGCTACTGGCTTTGAGATCGTGAAGACAGCATCCCTCGAGAAGCTCGTGTGCCTCAACGTGAAGAAGTGCCCATATGTGGCGTTCCAGGTGCCGGCCGCTGCGGAACACGGCAGCCCTCGGGCTGCTGGATCATCTACAGAGCTCtag
- the PTGS1 gene encoding prostaglandin G/H synthase 1 isoform X1: MGGGCRARAPPAAGLRLLLAHAVLFCAAGSAAGTGSVNPCCYFPCQNQGVCVRVGLRGYECDCTRTGYYGVNCTSPELWTRLHNLLKPSPAFYHFILTHFKWFWDIINSTFIRDTLMRLVLTVRANLIPSPPTFNSDYGYISWEAYANVSYYTRVLPPVPANCPTPMGTKGKLQLPDPQLLAERFLLRQKFEADPRGTNMMFAFFAQHFTHQFFKTSGKMGRGFTKALGHGVDLGHLYGDNLQRQHQLRLFRDGKLKFQVVDGEVYPPMVTEAPVHMVYPSRVPQEQQLAMGQEVFGLLPGLCVYATLWLREHNRVCDLLKRDHPTWSDEQLFQTARLILIGETIKIVIEDYVQHLSGYYLSLKFDPELLFGSQFQYRNRIAVEFNQLYHWHGLMPDSFIIQGQEYSYKQFLYNTSMLMDYGVEALVESFSKQVAGRIGGGQTINANVLHVAVGVIQESRQLRLQPFNEYRKRFGMKPYKSFQELTGEEEKAAELEELYGDIDALEFYPGLLLEKPQPNGIFGESMVEIGAPFSLKGLFGNPICSPEYWKPSTFGGATGFEIVKTASLEKLVCLNVKKCPYVAFQVPAAAEHGSPRAAGSSTEL; the protein is encoded by the exons ATGGGCGGTGGGTGCcgggcccgggccccgccggccGCGGGGCTTCGGCTGCTGCTCGCTCACGCCGTGCTGTTCTGCGCCGCCGGGAGCGCCGCCGGCACCGGCTCCG TGAATCCCTGCTGCTATTTCCCCTGCCAGAACCAAGGGGTGTGTGTGAGGGTCGGCCTGAGAGGATACGAGTGCGACTGCACGCGGACCGGCTACTACGGGGTGAACTGCACCTCCC CTGAGCTCTGGACACGTCTCCACAACCTGCTGAAGCCCAGTCCTGCCTTCTACCACTTCATCTTGACCCACTTCAAGTGGTTTTGGGACATTATCAACAGCACCTTCATCAGGGACACACTCATGAGGCTCGTGCTGACAG TTCGTGCCAATCtcatccccagcccccccaCTTTCAACTCTGACTACGGCTACATCAGCTGGGAGGCCTATGCCAACGTCAGCTATTACACCCGCGTCCTCCCGCCCGTGCCAGCCAACTGCCCCACGCCCATGGGCACCAAAG ggaagctgcagctccctgaccCCCAGCTCCTGGCGGAGAGGTTCCTGCTGCGGCAGAAGTTTGAGGCTGATCCCCGAGGCACCAACATGATGTTTGCCTTCTTCGCCCAGCATTTCACCCACCAGTTCTTCAAGACATCTGGGAAGATGGGACGTGGCTTCACCAAGGCGCTGGGGCACGGG GTGGACCTGGGACATTTGTACGGGGACAACCTGCAGCGGCAGCACCAGCTGCGACTCTTCCGAGATGGGAAGCTGAAATTCCAG GTGGTGGATGGAGAGGTGTACCCGCCCATGGTCACCGAGGCTCCGGTTCACATGGTGTACCCGTCGCGCGTGccgcaggagcagcagctggcgATGGGGCAGGAGGTGTTCGGGCTGCTGCCGGGGCTCTGCGTGTACGCCACGCTCTGGCTGCGCGAGCACAACCGCGTCTGCGACCTGCTCAAGCGGGACCACCCCACCTGGAGCGACGAGCAGCTCTTCCAGACCGCGCGGCTCATCCTCATCG GGGAGACCATCAAGATCGTTATTGAGGACTACGTCCAGCACCTCAGTGGGTACTACCTGAGCCTCAAGTTCGACCCCGAGCTGTTGTTTGGGTCACAGTTCCAGTACCGGAATCGCATCGCGGTGGAGTTCAACCAGCTCTATCACTGGCACGGGCTGATGCCCGACTCCTTCATCATCCAGGGACAAGAGTACAGCTACAAGCAGTTCCTCTACAACACCTCCATGCTCATGGACTATGGTGTGGAGGCACTGGTGGAGTCCTTTTCCAAGCAGGTGGCAGGAAGG ATCGGTGGGGGACAGACCATCAATGCCAATGTCCTGCACGTGGCTGTTGGGGTCATCCAGGAGTCCCGGCAGCTGAGGCTACAGCCCTTCAACGAGTACCGGAAAAGGTTTGGCATGAAGCCCTACAAGTCCTTCCAGGAGCTGACAG gagaggaagagaaagcagcggagctggaggagctgtaTGGAGACATTGACGCTCTGGAGTTTTACCCAGGCTTGCTGCTCGAGAAACCCCAACCCAACGGCATTTTTGGGGAAAGCATGGTGGAGATCGGAGCTCCATTTTCCCTGAAGGGGCTTTTTGGAAATCCCATCTGCTCCCCAGAGTACTGGAAACCCAGTACATTTGGTGGAGCTACTGGCTTTGAGATCGTGAAGACAGCATCCCTCGAGAAGCTCGTGTGCCTCAACGTGAAGAAGTGCCCATATGTGGCGTTCCAGGTGCCGGCCGCTGCGGAACACGGCAGCCCTCGGGCTGCTGGATCATCTACAGAGCTCtag